One part of the Bacillota bacterium genome encodes these proteins:
- a CDS encoding transposase gives MNKPLDAFVPANHLLRRVEACIDFRKLAEPLSFDYHPDQGRPSIPPEVLVRALTLGYVYRIPSFRRLCEAISENLAFRWFLFLGLEDEVFDHSTITVFMQRVGPKGFRSLLTRLNHQLAQAGLSTGQAYVDSSLVPAAVSGEKLSPSTLSPEEFARVAIKENDVFFSCEAVREARWADFRVAKRRLVRRYFQDGKGRLPLHPRDPDARWRTMGKRKAVLSYKHHVLVDERGFILAQRMTHSTTRDPDVVLELLDEAPADIRVLTADTGYSLGRLRRCLEQRGIEAYIPLHTRHLEHRKKRKEFHLMDSKHLICPAGRILQRSTWDKRHECWLYAARVRDCQACNLKTTCLPPRSVRRFVQLSEYEQEFIRAEERNSTIRYQRMMRRRKTVVEGIFAHLDALGLERLRRYGLAAVQSEGYLAALAHNILKALRYMAGPRRAALSRALTSWPNASSLRTDLTTA, from the coding sequence GTGAACAAGCCACTTGATGCCTTTGTTCCAGCAAACCATCTACTGAGGCGCGTAGAGGCATGCATAGACTTCAGAAAGTTGGCTGAACCGCTCTCCTTCGACTATCACCCGGACCAGGGACGCCCTTCCATCCCTCCCGAAGTTCTTGTTCGCGCATTGACGCTGGGATATGTCTACCGGATTCCATCGTTCCGCCGACTCTGTGAGGCCATATCGGAGAATCTTGCGTTTCGCTGGTTCCTGTTTCTTGGCCTCGAGGACGAGGTTTTTGATCACTCCACCATTACGGTATTCATGCAGCGTGTGGGGCCCAAGGGGTTTCGCTCCCTGCTGACGCGGTTGAACCATCAATTGGCACAGGCCGGCCTGTCCACTGGGCAGGCATACGTAGATTCGAGCCTTGTTCCGGCAGCGGTATCAGGCGAGAAGTTGTCCCCGTCAACCCTCTCGCCGGAGGAGTTTGCCCGTGTAGCCATCAAGGAGAATGACGTCTTCTTCAGTTGCGAGGCGGTTCGTGAGGCGCGGTGGGCTGACTTTCGGGTTGCCAAGCGTCGGCTCGTCCGCCGGTACTTTCAGGACGGGAAAGGGCGGTTGCCGCTGCATCCGCGCGATCCAGACGCGAGATGGCGGACCATGGGGAAGAGGAAGGCTGTCCTCAGCTACAAGCATCACGTCTTAGTCGACGAGCGGGGGTTCATCCTGGCTCAGCGGATGACTCATTCCACGACCCGAGATCCTGACGTGGTGCTTGAATTACTTGATGAGGCGCCGGCAGACATACGAGTGCTTACTGCGGATACCGGCTACAGCCTCGGAAGGCTGCGTCGATGCCTCGAACAGCGCGGCATTGAGGCGTACATCCCGCTCCACACCCGACACCTTGAGCATCGCAAGAAACGCAAAGAGTTTCACCTCATGGATTCCAAACACTTGATATGTCCAGCGGGGAGAATACTGCAGCGCAGTACGTGGGATAAGAGGCATGAATGCTGGCTGTATGCTGCCCGGGTTAGAGACTGTCAAGCCTGCAATCTTAAGACGACCTGTCTACCGCCGCGGTCGGTTCGCCGGTTCGTCCAGCTTTCGGAATATGAACAAGAGTTCATTAGGGCCGAAGAACGCAATTCAACCATTCGTTACCAAAGGATGATGCGGCGCCGAAAGACAGTGGTGGAAGGCATCTTTGCGCACCTAGACGCTCTGGGCCTGGAAAGGCTGCGCCGATATGGCTTGGCTGCAGTCCAATCTGAAGGGTATCTGGCAGCCCTGGCTCACAACATACTGAAGGCTCTCCGGTACATGGCGGGCCCCAGGAGGGCAGCCCTCAGCCGAGCCCTTACGAGCTGGCCGAATGCCTCATCCCTGCGGACCGATCTGACAACAGCCTAA
- a CDS encoding site-specific DNA-methyltransferase yields the protein MIGLRVIMQTQKGIVFQGDCIDMLRGVRSGVINTVFADPPFNLGKSYKNGKSDSIAHSDYLDWCREWLHECVRVIRDGGSLFVYNLPKWNVSLAHYLMSQEKMTFRHWIAISIKACGARQKLLYPAHYSLIYLTKGEPVTFNRDSVRYPMPTCRRCGTPLPDWGGYKDRVHPLGINLSDVWVDVTPVRHRSTKIREFGINELDPKIPERAILLTTNRGDIVLDPFGGGGSTYRMAEKYDRLWVGSEIGDCTAIIEGLRAMHDITVNPQCPSNGLLDIFSTSLRAQIPKCAPLPVPS from the coding sequence ATGATTGGTCTTAGAGTGATCATGCAGACGCAAAAGGGAATCGTTTTTCAGGGAGACTGCATTGATATGCTACGGGGAGTGAGATCCGGCGTTATCAATACAGTATTTGCCGATCCGCCCTTCAATTTGGGGAAGTCGTATAAGAATGGGAAATCGGATAGCATTGCTCACTCGGACTATCTCGATTGGTGCAGAGAATGGCTTCACGAATGCGTACGGGTAATCAGGGACGGGGGTAGTCTCTTCGTATACAACCTTCCCAAGTGGAACGTATCTCTCGCCCACTACTTGATGTCACAGGAGAAGATGACATTTCGCCATTGGATTGCCATCTCTATAAAGGCCTGTGGTGCGCGACAAAAGCTGCTGTATCCGGCTCATTATTCCCTTATATACCTCACTAAGGGCGAACCGGTTACCTTTAATCGAGACAGTGTGAGATACCCGATGCCAACCTGCCGCCGATGTGGGACTCCTCTTCCCGACTGGGGTGGGTATAAGGACCGCGTTCACCCACTTGGGATTAATCTCTCGGATGTGTGGGTTGATGTGACACCGGTTCGACACCGTAGCACGAAGATCAGAGAGTTCGGCATCAACGAGCTGGATCCGAAGATTCCCGAGAGAGCTATCCTGCTCACAACGAACCGCGGCGATATCGTACTCGATCCGTTTGGAGGTGGTGGAAGTACCTACCGTATGGCCGAGAAGTATGATCGTCTCTGGGTTGGGTCAGAAATCGGGGATTGTACAGCAATAATAGAGGGCTTACGCGCTATGCATGACATTACCGTAAACCCGCAGTGCCCATCTAACGGGCTCCTAGATATCTTCAGCACATCGCTCCGGGCTCAGATTCCAAAATGCGCGCCGCTTCCAGTTCCTTCTTGA
- a CDS encoding IS1182 family transposase, translating into MKKFRDYRPNQTYLLPPSMRDWLPDDHPVDYISEMVDKMDLSAIYGEYREERGYPPYDPRMMVKVLLYAYSKGLRSSRKIERALHEDVGFRVLSGNQQPDFWTIAAFRRRHHKALGDLFLQTVRIADRAGLVKLRHVAVDGTKLKANASKHSAMSYGRMKTEVERLRKEIEEYLRQCDEVDAAEDKKYGKGSGWRLPEHLSTAKKRLEAIEKAKRELEEEEQRKRNDKDQGSPPGGDSPAPVPDDKAQRNFTDPESRIMLNSEKSFVQGYNAQAVVDADSKVIVAADLTNRCGDVQHLESLVAQVERNTGRRPKELLADAGYWSEANVRALEGRDIEVFIPPEKVKHSEWRIQRSPRGRIPSGLSVKDLMRRKLRTKRGRKRYKLRQTSVEPAFGNIKEPLGMRQVLLRGLAKARSEWLMVCAVFNILKMFRAGVALVTVS; encoded by the coding sequence ATGAAGAAGTTCAGGGATTACAGACCCAACCAGACGTACTTGCTGCCGCCGTCCATGAGGGACTGGCTGCCTGACGACCACCCCGTGGACTACATCAGCGAAATGGTCGACAAGATGGACCTGAGCGCGATCTACGGCGAGTACAGGGAGGAACGGGGTTATCCGCCGTACGACCCGCGGATGATGGTCAAGGTGCTGCTGTACGCGTACAGCAAGGGGCTGAGGTCGTCGAGGAAGATCGAGCGGGCGCTGCACGAAGATGTGGGATTCAGGGTGCTGTCGGGAAACCAGCAGCCGGACTTTTGGACGATAGCGGCATTCAGAAGGAGGCACCACAAAGCGCTGGGCGATCTTTTCCTGCAGACGGTGAGGATTGCGGACAGGGCGGGATTGGTGAAGTTGAGGCATGTGGCTGTGGACGGGACGAAGCTGAAGGCGAACGCGTCCAAGCACTCGGCGATGAGTTACGGCAGGATGAAGACGGAAGTGGAGCGGCTGAGGAAAGAAATTGAGGAATACCTGCGCCAGTGTGATGAGGTGGACGCAGCCGAAGACAAGAAGTACGGGAAAGGGAGCGGCTGGAGACTGCCTGAACACCTGAGCACCGCGAAGAAAAGGCTCGAGGCGATAGAGAAGGCGAAGAGGGAACTCGAGGAAGAGGAGCAACGGAAGAGAAACGACAAGGACCAGGGCTCACCGCCTGGGGGAGATAGTCCGGCACCTGTACCGGATGACAAGGCGCAGCGGAACTTCACTGATCCGGAGTCGCGGATCATGTTGAACTCCGAGAAGAGTTTCGTACAAGGGTACAACGCACAGGCGGTAGTTGACGCGGACAGCAAGGTGATCGTGGCGGCCGACCTGACCAACAGGTGCGGTGACGTGCAGCACCTTGAGAGCCTGGTGGCTCAGGTGGAGAGGAACACGGGCCGGAGACCGAAGGAACTATTGGCTGACGCTGGGTACTGGAGCGAGGCCAATGTGAGGGCGCTGGAGGGCCGTGATATCGAGGTCTTCATACCACCGGAGAAAGTGAAGCATTCGGAGTGGCGAATACAGAGGAGCCCAAGGGGAAGGATCCCGTCCGGCCTGAGTGTCAAGGACCTGATGAGACGGAAACTGAGGACGAAGCGCGGGAGAAAGCGCTACAAGTTGCGGCAGACATCGGTGGAACCGGCATTCGGTAATATCAAGGAGCCTCTTGGGATGCGACAGGTCCTGTTGAGAGGGCTGGCGAAGGCGCGATCGGAGTGGCTGATGGTGTGCGCGGTATTCAACATCCTCAAGATGTTCCGCGCGGGAGTGGCTTTGGTGACGGTGAGCTGA
- the asnB gene encoding asparagine synthase (glutamine-hydrolyzing) — MCGICGIYGESNPQVIDDMLQAVAHRGPDDSEVVVTPRYSVGVARLSLVGNDRGRQPLISGDKRLAVLLNGEIYNYRQLQSLLDCPPSEVSEVETVARLYERYGAAAIQKLRGMFALAIIDSDRVILARDRFGIKPLFYTRSGGALLFASEIKALLKHPSVVPAVNRQALEEAAVFGFICSPDLTAFEGILQVPPGSVVIITEGSVKVEQYYQPTPACFADGPYYVDSESKRLLNALSSTLKQMMTHGNDEKGFYLSGGIDSSLLVALASEVIGRPVQTFTLYESLKSPDLSPARAVASAIGSIHTEFRVGAEEYLKELPHYVYHYENPVSGGVFDIHGGVAFHLLSRRIADHVRVAFSGEGADELFGGYYWSYCHPLGLSDRIRERLGRIGEPSPEVTRLVERVFPQPEDERVYQRNVFDLLVEAGLTNYHLWSVDRSSAAFGFEIRPAYLGESVADFALSLPIELKVMNGETKRVLRGAARRVLEKYGIGDVVLRQKWGMPAAIRDVAKQVEEYVVRTFPANRVFDGPFGKYCGTPLEAMMFDLFHWIFIEQRGSLPEGLDLDEYCRERRCRPVEY; from the coding sequence GTGTGCGGGATCTGCGGGATCTACGGTGAGTCGAATCCGCAAGTTATAGACGACATGCTTCAGGCCGTTGCACACCGCGGCCCCGATGACTCCGAGGTTGTCGTAACCCCCAGGTATTCTGTCGGCGTCGCCCGGCTTTCCCTCGTCGGGAACGACCGCGGCAGGCAACCACTGATATCCGGTGACAAGAGGCTCGCGGTTCTGCTCAACGGGGAGATCTACAACTACCGCCAGCTGCAGTCGCTGCTTGATTGCCCACCAAGCGAGGTAAGCGAGGTAGAGACAGTTGCCAGGCTTTATGAGCGATACGGTGCGGCAGCCATTCAGAAGCTCCGGGGCATGTTTGCACTCGCGATCATTGACAGCGACCGCGTGATCCTGGCCAGGGATCGATTTGGGATCAAGCCATTGTTCTATACCCGGTCCGGCGGGGCTCTCTTGTTCGCCTCGGAGATCAAGGCGCTTCTCAAGCATCCCTCAGTTGTGCCAGCCGTGAACCGGCAGGCACTTGAAGAGGCAGCAGTATTCGGATTCATTTGTTCGCCGGACCTTACTGCTTTCGAGGGAATACTCCAGGTTCCACCGGGCTCAGTGGTGATTATAACGGAGGGGTCTGTCAAGGTCGAGCAATACTATCAGCCTACTCCTGCCTGCTTCGCGGACGGCCCCTATTACGTAGACAGCGAATCCAAGAGGCTGCTCAACGCGCTGTCTTCTACTCTCAAACAGATGATGACGCATGGGAATGACGAAAAGGGCTTTTACCTGTCAGGCGGTATCGATTCGTCCCTGTTAGTGGCGCTGGCGTCTGAGGTCATTGGACGGCCGGTCCAGACATTCACCCTGTATGAGTCGCTCAAATCACCCGATCTCTCACCAGCAAGGGCGGTCGCGTCCGCCATCGGCTCGATACACACTGAGTTTCGGGTGGGTGCCGAAGAGTACCTGAAAGAACTACCGCACTACGTCTATCATTACGAGAACCCCGTATCTGGCGGAGTGTTCGATATCCACGGGGGAGTCGCGTTTCACCTATTGTCGAGAAGAATTGCGGACCACGTAAGGGTAGCTTTTTCGGGAGAAGGGGCAGACGAGCTGTTCGGGGGTTATTACTGGAGCTACTGCCATCCGCTCGGCCTGTCCGACCGAATTCGAGAACGCCTCGGCCGAATAGGTGAGCCATCGCCGGAAGTCACGAGGCTCGTCGAGCGAGTCTTCCCTCAGCCTGAGGATGAGAGAGTCTACCAGCGCAACGTGTTTGACCTGCTGGTGGAAGCCGGTCTCACGAACTATCACTTGTGGAGCGTCGACAGGTCGAGTGCAGCGTTCGGGTTCGAAATCCGGCCTGCGTATCTTGGGGAAAGCGTTGCGGACTTCGCCCTATCCCTTCCCATCGAGCTCAAGGTGATGAATGGCGAGACGAAAAGGGTCCTGAGGGGTGCAGCCAGGAGGGTACTCGAGAAATACGGAATTGGGGATGTCGTCTTGCGCCAGAAGTGGGGGATGCCTGCGGCAATCCGCGACGTGGCCAAGCAAGTCGAGGAGTATGTAGTGCGCACCTTTCCGGCCAACCGGGTGTTTGACGGACCGTTCGGCAAGTATTGCGGGACACCACTTGAGGCCATGATGTTTGACTTGTTTCACTGGATATTCATTGAGCAACGAGGCAGTCTGCCGGAGGGATTAGACCTGGACGAATACTGCCGCGAACGCAGGTGTCGCCCGGTGGAGTACTGA
- a CDS encoding terpene cyclase/mutase family protein: MIEVENLRQVIGRTYVALMGNLRDFAPRVPPVRVARLLSLVGSETQLANWISECQQPDGGWADVDETVWCTRALLTAGGFEVQVQRAINWLRTMRNEAGGWGLSNRDGPRIITTSLIATMLPVFRDRKAVEWLSYAWKKDLDESVRLTYKGGFALTALSACGAECPDGNLVTSTVHYLHGEQNDDGGFGPWKGHPIGSDPWSTGIVLVGLTSWPDKADPEVIERAADWLCRTQLESGLWPYHFIDEGSAYAYWGLSKALEYFRGRAG, encoded by the coding sequence ATGATAGAAGTAGAGAATCTCCGGCAGGTTATTGGTCGGACTTATGTGGCTTTGATGGGCAACCTGCGCGACTTCGCTCCCAGAGTGCCGCCCGTACGGGTGGCTAGGCTCCTTTCTCTTGTTGGGTCAGAGACGCAACTTGCGAATTGGATATCTGAATGCCAGCAACCTGACGGCGGGTGGGCAGACGTAGACGAAACCGTTTGGTGCACTCGGGCTTTGCTGACGGCGGGAGGATTCGAGGTCCAGGTGCAGCGTGCTATTAACTGGCTTCGGACAATGAGAAACGAAGCGGGAGGATGGGGACTCTCGAATAGAGACGGCCCCAGGATAATAACGACCAGCCTCATTGCGACCATGCTCCCCGTGTTTCGGGACCGGAAGGCGGTTGAGTGGCTGTCGTACGCTTGGAAGAAGGACTTGGATGAATCGGTCAGGCTGACCTACAAGGGTGGTTTTGCCCTGACAGCTCTGTCGGCTTGTGGCGCCGAGTGTCCGGATGGCAATCTGGTAACCAGTACAGTGCATTACCTCCACGGAGAACAGAATGACGACGGCGGATTCGGCCCTTGGAAGGGCCACCCCATCGGCAGTGACCCCTGGAGCACGGGAATAGTACTGGTCGGTCTGACATCATGGCCGGACAAGGCAGACCCGGAGGTCATCGAACGCGCTGCGGACTGGTTGTGCCGGACTCAGCTCGAGTCGGGCCTCTGGCCCTACCACTTCATCGATGAAGGCTCCGCATATGCGTACTGGGGGCTATCGAAGGCCCTCGAATACTTCCGGGGGAGAGCCGGCTAG
- a CDS encoding PqqD family protein, whose translation MLEARGHVYELKEGVALRQVEDAGRYWVFNTRDGRHYSVNREAYQVIKSIAAEGVADVETLAELLAEEYEVTAEVAQKDVEQLLADLVNEGIALRRDKP comes from the coding sequence TTGCTGGAAGCACGCGGACATGTCTACGAACTGAAAGAGGGCGTTGCCCTTCGTCAGGTCGAGGACGCCGGGAGATACTGGGTGTTCAACACAAGGGACGGAAGGCACTACTCGGTAAACCGGGAAGCCTACCAAGTTATCAAGTCGATCGCCGCGGAAGGCGTGGCCGACGTTGAGACGCTTGCGGAGTTGCTGGCCGAGGAGTACGAAGTCACTGCCGAGGTAGCCCAAAAAGACGTGGAGCAGTTGTTGGCTGACTTGGTGAATGAGGGCATAGCGCTGAGGAGGGATAAGCCGTGA
- a CDS encoding radical SAM protein — translation MTGNSLGEFYFQWHITQRCNLRCRHCYHDSYDGANELTPDQLTLVFHRLEGALRQWQRPGSASLTGGEPFIRREDLFRLAELMDRSDWFTYYDVLTNGSLLSGGDLQRLDRLSKLRRVQLSLESPYREVNDVIRGTGSFDTTVSAIRELKGHGFQVSVMMTASKLNNDHVPEMIRFLEDEGVDAFAVERFVPEGSGAEVRELVLSRDDAAALFKTVHAFGTGTRRIRVLMHRPLFCLIDAEDSTVGAMCSVGTNALTIMHDGTLYPCRRLPIPIGNVLTDGVFKAWYDSDVLWSVRNPSNLKGKCGACELAPLCRGCRAMAYCITGDYLEEDPHCWKHADMSTN, via the coding sequence ATGACCGGAAACTCCCTGGGCGAATTCTACTTCCAGTGGCACATCACCCAGAGGTGCAACCTTCGCTGCAGACATTGCTACCACGATTCTTACGACGGCGCAAACGAACTCACACCTGATCAGCTGACTCTGGTCTTCCACCGGCTTGAAGGAGCACTGCGCCAGTGGCAGCGCCCGGGCTCTGCTTCGTTGACTGGCGGGGAGCCCTTCATCAGGCGCGAAGACCTCTTCCGGTTGGCGGAGCTCATGGATCGGAGCGACTGGTTTACGTACTACGATGTCTTGACCAATGGCTCCTTGCTTTCTGGCGGCGACCTCCAGAGACTGGATCGCCTGTCGAAACTCCGAAGGGTGCAACTGTCACTAGAATCGCCCTACCGTGAAGTCAACGATGTCATACGCGGGACTGGGTCGTTCGATACGACGGTGTCAGCCATAAGGGAGCTGAAAGGCCACGGCTTTCAGGTGAGTGTCATGATGACGGCGTCGAAGCTGAACAACGACCACGTCCCGGAGATGATTCGCTTCTTGGAGGACGAAGGAGTCGATGCCTTCGCTGTGGAGAGGTTTGTGCCGGAGGGCTCGGGTGCAGAGGTGCGAGAACTGGTGCTTTCGAGAGACGACGCAGCGGCTCTTTTCAAGACGGTCCATGCGTTTGGCACTGGGACCAGGCGCATTCGAGTGCTGATGCACCGACCCCTCTTCTGCCTGATTGATGCGGAGGACAGCACTGTTGGCGCGATGTGTTCCGTGGGCACCAATGCGCTGACCATCATGCATGATGGGACGCTCTATCCTTGCAGGCGGTTGCCAATCCCGATCGGCAACGTATTGACGGACGGCGTCTTTAAGGCATGGTATGATTCTGATGTTTTGTGGTCGGTGAGGAATCCGTCGAATCTCAAAGGGAAGTGCGGTGCGTGTGAACTTGCCCCGCTGTGCCGGGGATGCAGGGCAATGGCATACTGCATCACCGGCGACTACCTGGAGGAGGACCCGCATTGCTGGAAGCACGCGGACATGTCTACGAACTGA
- a CDS encoding methyltransferase domain-containing protein, translating to MDERTLYVYETNAEVFSKQYRSAEPMQLYHLITAFFHPGEPTVDIGSGSGRDVAWLSANGFPAVGYDALPRMVAEARASYPGIDTRQDSLPDLKTIPDNAYSNVLCSATIMHLPRQDLITAAFNLARILKPGGRLILTYRPSQADGEREADGRLYTSIPPGKLVLLLESTGLKNLAVVKQRDAWRPEIAWHVIVSEKGADSPAHGLNRIQGVLVQDRKVATYKFALIRALCHVSRYEPHVARWGRDDVYVPLASLAVRWLIYYWPVVNAPDFISQMHGEKPGGKNLISFRRTVQDLAGFFGLDGLYAVLNHIDEEPGLYVASLKRIADAIRWGPVTYAGTKGPRLFRFVRRLPAQPGDHPGDSGPDDPFGWVVVPQPIWMDISRFDHWIEDSIVVRWAQLTVEMNPGITMSEVLPLLLASPGARRGTDEVRQILRAADTGLECVWSGQPLKDDYNVDHVIPYSVWGNSDLWNMLPCLPRLNNEKRDCLPTQRLLDQREDAIDYYWRLYRSHLPKRFDTQVRRALGSTTTSASWERLALSGLKETVEKLASTRGLLRWEPRG from the coding sequence ATGGACGAGAGAACCCTGTACGTCTACGAAACCAACGCTGAGGTCTTCAGCAAGCAGTACCGCTCGGCCGAGCCGATGCAGCTATATCACCTGATCACGGCCTTCTTCCACCCGGGCGAACCGACGGTCGACATCGGCTCCGGCAGCGGCCGCGATGTCGCCTGGCTCAGCGCGAACGGTTTCCCGGCGGTGGGATACGATGCCCTGCCCAGGATGGTCGCCGAGGCGCGGGCATCGTACCCCGGCATCGACACCCGCCAGGACAGCCTGCCCGATCTGAAGACCATCCCCGACAATGCGTACTCCAACGTGTTGTGTTCGGCAACCATAATGCACCTGCCAAGGCAGGACCTCATAACAGCGGCCTTCAACCTCGCCAGGATACTGAAGCCGGGCGGCCGGCTGATACTCACCTACCGGCCGAGCCAGGCGGATGGAGAACGCGAGGCCGACGGGCGGCTTTACACCAGCATTCCACCGGGAAAGCTGGTGCTGCTCCTGGAGTCGACGGGACTGAAGAACCTCGCCGTCGTCAAACAGCGCGACGCCTGGAGACCCGAGATAGCCTGGCACGTCATCGTGTCGGAGAAGGGCGCCGACTCACCGGCCCACGGGCTGAACCGGATACAGGGCGTCCTGGTCCAGGACCGGAAAGTCGCCACGTACAAGTTCGCCCTGATCCGCGCGCTCTGCCACGTGAGCCGCTACGAGCCGCACGTGGCCAGGTGGGGCCGGGACGACGTGTACGTCCCCCTCGCCTCGCTGGCCGTGAGGTGGCTAATATACTACTGGCCGGTCGTCAACGCCCCCGACTTCATCTCGCAGATGCATGGCGAGAAGCCGGGCGGCAAGAACCTCATCTCTTTCCGCCGGACGGTACAGGACCTCGCCGGTTTCTTCGGACTGGACGGCCTGTATGCGGTGCTCAACCACATCGACGAGGAGCCCGGCCTGTACGTCGCCAGCCTGAAGCGGATCGCCGACGCCATACGATGGGGACCTGTCACCTACGCTGGCACGAAGGGCCCCCGCCTGTTCCGGTTCGTACGCCGCCTCCCCGCCCAGCCCGGCGACCACCCAGGCGACAGCGGTCCCGATGACCCCTTTGGATGGGTAGTCGTCCCGCAGCCTATCTGGATGGACATCTCCCGCTTCGACCACTGGATCGAGGACAGCATCGTTGTCCGGTGGGCGCAGCTCACCGTGGAAATGAACCCCGGCATCACCATGAGCGAAGTACTGCCCCTCCTGCTGGCGAGCCCTGGAGCCAGACGCGGCACGGACGAAGTCCGCCAAATCCTGCGAGCGGCGGACACGGGTCTCGAGTGCGTCTGGAGCGGGCAGCCCCTCAAGGACGACTACAACGTCGACCACGTGATCCCGTACTCCGTGTGGGGCAACAGCGACCTGTGGAACATGCTCCCCTGCCTGCCGCGCCTGAACAACGAGAAACGGGACTGCCTGCCCACGCAAAGGCTGCTCGACCAGCGTGAGGATGCCATCGATTACTACTGGCGGCTCTACCGGTCGCACCTGCCGAAGCGGTTCGATACCCAGGTGCGGCGCGCCCTGGGGTCGACAACGACGTCCGCGAGCTGGGAGAGGCTCGCGCTGTCCGGTCTCAAGGAGACGGTGGAGAAACTGGCGTCGACGCGGGGACTACTGCGCTGGGAGCCACGAGGGTAG
- a CDS encoding helix-turn-helix transcriptional regulator has protein sequence MINNERQYRITRAQAGKVEEALTNWVRQPPADLDPLLRKSYEDALRSQLEDLREEMRQYEALRLQEPRLLGLEELEDLPQALINARIAAGLTQRELAELLNLKEQQIQRYEATEYASASLGRVQRIAKVLCDRVRERSGRYAASSPDQGGRADGENGVKA, from the coding sequence ATGATAAACAACGAGCGGCAATACCGGATTACCAGAGCTCAGGCGGGAAAGGTTGAGGAAGCTCTTACGAATTGGGTCCGCCAGCCTCCGGCTGACTTGGATCCATTGCTGCGGAAGTCCTACGAGGATGCCCTTCGAAGTCAACTGGAGGACCTTCGTGAGGAAATGAGGCAGTACGAAGCACTGCGGCTGCAAGAGCCAAGGTTGCTTGGTCTCGAGGAACTGGAGGATCTGCCTCAGGCCCTGATCAACGCGCGTATCGCTGCCGGCCTGACCCAGAGGGAGCTGGCTGAACTGCTGAATCTGAAGGAACAGCAGATCCAGAGGTATGAGGCGACGGAGTACGCTTCGGCGAGTCTAGGCCGTGTTCAGCGGATAGCGAAGGTACTCTGTGACAGGGTCCGCGAGCGCTCAGGGCGCTACGCTGCTTCTTCGCCGGACCAGGGCGGACGTGCGGACGGAGAGAACGGCGTCAAGGCGTAG